A genomic stretch from Cardiocondyla obscurior isolate alpha-2009 linkage group LG10, Cobs3.1, whole genome shotgun sequence includes:
- the LOC139105917 gene encoding serine/threonine-protein phosphatase Pgam5, mitochondrial-like isoform X2, whose product MPVVSQLHKWALGLGAVSGALIYYYNVTTQNSNANSLQVHNSWTSNYTPSVKWDHNWDRRDPKSLVKPMKITDENDENKYNEKFEAKKAKAVRHILLIRHGQYHTDGKTDVERVLTELGRKQAEITGKRLAELNLPYSLIVRSTMTRALETSKIIEQSLIKVPVENDSLLIEGAPIPPEPPIGQWKSEKHDGPRIEAAFRKYFHRADPSQEFDSYTVLVCHANVIRYFVCRALQFPPEAWLRICLKHGSITWLCILPSGRVTLFCLGDTGHMLPQNITSS is encoded by the exons atgcCGGTTGTCTCGCAGCTACACAAATGGGCACTCGGACTTGGTGCAGTGAGCGGTgcgttaatatattattacaacgtAACAACGCAAAACAGCAATGCGAACTCGCTCCAAGTCCACAACTCGTGGACGTCCAACTATACACCCTCCGTCAAGTGGGACCACAATTGGGACAg ACGAGATCCGAAGAGCCTGGTGAAACCAATGAAGATAACAGATGAGAATGATGAGAACAAATACAACGAGAAATTCGAGGCTAAGAAAGCAAAGGCTGTGCGACACATACTCTTGATTCGCCACGGGCAATATCACACGGATGGAAAGACAGACGTCGAGAGAGTGCTAACTGAACTTG GAAGGAAGCAGGCTGAAATAACGGGAAAGAGACTAGCGGAATTAAACTTGCCTTACTCATTGATCGTAAGATCTACAATGACACGAGCTCTTGAAACTTCTAAAATTATAGAACAAAGTCTTATAAAAGTGCCAGTTGAAAATGACAGTCTGTTAatcgaaggtgcgcctataccTCCGGAACCGCCTATTGGCCAGTGGAAATCTGAGAAACAT GATGGACCTAGAATAGAGGCGgcttttagaaaatattttcatcgcgCGGATCCTAGTCAAGAATTCGATTCTTACACTGTTCTTGTATGCCACGCAAACGTCATTAGATATTTCGTTTGTcg ggCGCTACAATTTCCACCCGAAGCATGGTTACGAATATGCTTGAAACACGGAAGTATTACTTGGCTCTGTATTCTTCCGAGCGGTAGAGTTACCCTCTTTTGTTTAGGAGATACAGGGCATATGCTACCTCAAAATATAACATCCagctaa
- the LOC139105917 gene encoding serine/threonine-protein phosphatase Pgam5, mitochondrial-like isoform X1: MPVVSQLHKWALGLGAVSGALIYYYNVTTQNSNANSLQVHNSWTSNYTPSVKWDHNWDRRDPKSLVKPMKITDENDENKYNEKFEAKKAKAVRHILLIRHGQYHTDGKTDVERVLTELGRKQAEITGKRLAELNLPYSLIVRSTMTRALETSKIIEQSLIKVPVENDSLLIEGAPIPPEPPIGQWKSEKHFFQDGPRIEAAFRKYFHRADPSQEFDSYTVLVCHANVIRYFVCRALQFPPEAWLRICLKHGSITWLCILPSGRVTLFCLGDTGHMLPQNITSS, encoded by the exons atgcCGGTTGTCTCGCAGCTACACAAATGGGCACTCGGACTTGGTGCAGTGAGCGGTgcgttaatatattattacaacgtAACAACGCAAAACAGCAATGCGAACTCGCTCCAAGTCCACAACTCGTGGACGTCCAACTATACACCCTCCGTCAAGTGGGACCACAATTGGGACAg ACGAGATCCGAAGAGCCTGGTGAAACCAATGAAGATAACAGATGAGAATGATGAGAACAAATACAACGAGAAATTCGAGGCTAAGAAAGCAAAGGCTGTGCGACACATACTCTTGATTCGCCACGGGCAATATCACACGGATGGAAAGACAGACGTCGAGAGAGTGCTAACTGAACTTG GAAGGAAGCAGGCTGAAATAACGGGAAAGAGACTAGCGGAATTAAACTTGCCTTACTCATTGATCGTAAGATCTACAATGACACGAGCTCTTGAAACTTCTAAAATTATAGAACAAAGTCTTATAAAAGTGCCAGTTGAAAATGACAGTCTGTTAatcgaaggtgcgcctataccTCCGGAACCGCCTATTGGCCAGTGGAAATCTGAGAAACAT tTCTTTCAGGATGGACCTAGAATAGAGGCGgcttttagaaaatattttcatcgcgCGGATCCTAGTCAAGAATTCGATTCTTACACTGTTCTTGTATGCCACGCAAACGTCATTAGATATTTCGTTTGTcg ggCGCTACAATTTCCACCCGAAGCATGGTTACGAATATGCTTGAAACACGGAAGTATTACTTGGCTCTGTATTCTTCCGAGCGGTAGAGTTACCCTCTTTTGTTTAGGAGATACAGGGCATATGCTACCTCAAAATATAACATCCagctaa
- the LOC139105909 gene encoding protein SHQ1 homolog isoform X1: MLTPRFEITQTEAEVTIIVHAPYANIKDAEVYVEGTDFRFYCTPYYLRLQLPGEIEENDSSSGAYDCEKGDFTLRFSKVNKGEQFENLEMITTLLAPPKNKSTVIPNIEVIGNPSAASMDTSENNTSNDSGNNWFVPQDNFAENAAIFVNSPKYGFANKISGALTAFEAAWIKEIIDLPTPDTTPEAERKNLQEQRELSDFRKSEEHYMADLVQSECIEPYITYMAEWDTLEKDQVAFNEIEVDLLKELPNKEYLLSSEDVQKLCLNLVDILYASCYNHRTTSGENTTESGWTINKLSSTLCWFQNFATLDEVVTACIRRSLCYPLYRNWELSIKVFEDVKKVLSLGKKYIIKRFCEIHSLFNNSYEPRYILNQLYIKDFLIWLQSLRESIIEPLHSALSEIHPNKAKMGFDLIELEVAAYSVQEEDFVIENAIHKMTDNMDQMSLNGSRQEKPKNVYHVNQKFFKYLLSSSSSSTDSSDTDSDSNTSSSSSSSSSYSLDSDDLDDEPKQIEKIAANE, translated from the exons ATGCTCACTCCGCGCTTCGAGATCACGCAAACCGAAGCCGAGGTAACAATAATCGTCCATGCTCCGTATGCAAATATTAAAGACGCGGAGGTCTACGTCGAAGGGACAGATTTCCGATTTTATTGCACCCCATATTATTTGag GCTGCAGCTACCAGGCGAGATAGAAGAGAATGATTCCTCTTCTGGCGCATATGACTGTGAGAAAGGTGATTTTACTTTACGTTTCTCAAAGGTGAACAAAGGGGAGCAGTTTGAGAACTTGGAAATGATAACAACTCTTCTGGCACCTCCAAAGAACAAAAGCACTGTTATACCTAACATTGAAGTAATCG GTAATCCATCTGCTGCTTCAATGGATACAAGTGAAAACAATACCTCAAACGATTCTGGAAATAATTGGTTTGTACCTCAGGATAACTTTGCAGAAAATGCTGCAATTTTTGTGAATTCCCCCAAGTATGgttttgctaataaaatatctggAGCTTTAACTGCCTTTGAG GCAGCATggattaaagaaataattgatcTTCCTACTCCCGACACAACTCCCgaagcggaaagaaaaaatttgcaagaacAGCGTGAATTAAGTGATTTTCGAAAATCTGAAGAACATTATATGGCAGATCTTGTGCAGTCGGAATGCATCGAGCCGTATATAACATATATGGCAGAATGGGACACGCTGGAGAAAGACCAAGTAGCGTTTAACGAAATCGAGGTTGATCTATTAAAAGAACTTCcgaataaagaatatttattaagctCAGAAGATGTACagaaattatgtttaaatCTTGTAGACATTTTATACGCTAGTTGTTATAATCATCGAACGACGTCTGGAGAAAACACTACAGAAAGTGGTTGGACTATTAATAAGCTCAGTTCTACCTTATGTTGGTTCCAG AATTTTGCTACTCTAGACGAAGTTGTAACAGCGTGCATCCGAAGGTCGCTTTGTTATCCACTTTATAGGAATTGGGAACTCTCTATTAAAGTATTTGAGGacgttaaaaaagttttatcattag gaaagaaatatattatcaaaCGTTTCTGTGAAATACATAGTCTTTTCAATAATTCTTATGAACCGAGATATATATTGAatcaattatacataaaagattttttaatctggctGCAATCATTACGTGAATCCATAATAGAACCGCTTCATTCTGCATTAAGTGAA ATTCATCCAAACAAAGCAAAGATGGGATTTGATTTAATAGAATTAGAAGTGGCAGCTTATTCTGTTCAAGAAGAAGATTTTGTTATAGAAAATGCCATTCACAAAATGACCGACAACATGGATCAAATGTCTTTGAATGGTAGCAGACAGGAAAA gCCAAAGAATGTATACCATgttaatcaaaaattttttaaatattt